In Cryptosporangium minutisporangium, the sequence CCAGCCGTCAGATCGCGGACCAGACCCGGTGGACCGCGAGTGCGGCGTCGGCGGCTTGGGCCCGGCCGGCGCGGGCCGACGGAGCGCGACGGGCCGGGTCGAGCACGTTCCGGCCAAAAGCCGCTCGGGCCTCCTGGTTCGGCGTCACGACCGCGACCCGTGCGGAGTCACCGAGCTGAGCGACCTGGGACGCCACGCCGGGCATCGGGCCGCCACCTCGCGGTAACGGTGCCAGCACGACGATCCGATCGGCGCCGGAGGCCAGGTCGACGTTGGCGGTCGACCGCACGCCGCCGTCGATGTACTGCCGGCCGTTCACGGTCATCGGCGGCCACACCCCCGGCACCGCGCAGCTGGCCGCCACCGCGTCGACCAGGCCCACTCCGCTGTGCCGGTCGAACGGTGCGAGTTCGCCGGTCACGGCGTCCACTGCGGTCACGATCAGTCGGCGCGCCGGCCAGTCGTGCACCGGCAGGCGGGCCGCGATCACCTGGCGACGCTCCTCCTCGGGAACGGTCCGGGTCCGGCGCGCCAGCGCCCCGACCTTGGCCCGGAAGCGTTCCGGGCTACGGCTGGTCACCGCCGCGAGCCCCCAGCGGAGCAGCGTCCCGGTGCCCATCCGCGCGGCCAGCTCGCTGCCGCTGGCCTCCAGCTGCCGCTGGTAGAGGTCCTCGACGTCACAACCGGTCGCGATCATCGTCCCGACCACCGAACCCGCGGACGTCCCGATGATCAGATCGGCGGTACTCAGGTCCACGCCGACGTCGAGCAGACCGGCCAGCATCCCGATCTCCCACGCGATGCCGGTGACTCCGCCCCCGCCGAGTACCAGTGCACTCCCCGTCATCTTGCGAATTCTGACAACTTCTGCGGAGCCGTGGGTGCGGAACGGATGCTTCGCTGCGCGACTGCCGTGGCGCCTGCGCAAAACATCCTGACCAGCGGCGACAACCCGAGTCGCTGAGTGGCGTGAGCCAACGTCCTGTTAAGTTAGGCGGACCTAACCAATCTGCTCGGAGGGTATCCGTGTCCCGTTTCTCCACCGCTGCGTTCTCCCGGCGGCGTTTCCTCGCCGCCAGTGCGGGGGCCACCGCCACGCTTTTGGCGGCTGCCGCGTGCGGCGACAGTGACGACGACACCGCCGATTCGGCCTCTAGCTCCTCCGGTTCCTCCGCCTCCAGTGGTTTCCCGGTCACGATCGAGCACAAGTTCGGCAGCACCACGGTCGAGAAGGCGCCTGAGCGAGTGGTGTCGCTCGGCTGGGCCGACGCCGACGTCCTGCTCGCGCTCGGCGTCGTGCCGGTCGGCTTCCTCGACTGGTTCAAGGTGTGGGATGCGGGCGTCGGTCCCTGGGCGCAGGACAAGCTGGGCAGCTCGAAGCCGACCGTGATGACCGGTGAGGTGAACTTCGAGAAGGTCGCGTCGCTGCGCCCCGACCTGATCACGTTCGTGCAGTCGGACGGCGCCAAGGCGACGTGGGAGAAGCTCAAGCAGCTCGCCCCGTCGATCTACGGCCCGGCCGCTGCGCCGGCGTGGGGCGTCACCTGGAAGGACCAGACCGAGTACATAGCGAAGTCGGTGGGCAAGCTCGCGGACGGACAGAAGCTGATCGATGCCACCGGAGCCGCGTTCGCGAAGGCGAAGGCAGCCAACCCGGAGTTCGCCGGCAAGACCGTCGCAGTCGCCGCGGCCTACGACGGCAAGTACGGCGCCTACGTCGGCCAGGACGCCCGGGTGCAGTTCATGCAGGCGCTGGGCTTCACCAACTCGCCGAAGCTCGAGGCGCTGAAGAAAGAGTCGTTCTACATCGACCTCTCCAAGGAGCGGGTCGGCCTGCTCGACGCCGATGTCACGATCGTGTTCGGTCTGGCCAGCACGACGCCGCTAGCGCAGGACACGGTGCTGCAGTCGATCCCGTCCGCCAAGGCCGGCCGGCTCGTGATCATCGACGATGCCGACCTCGCGAACGCGTTCTCGACCAACAGCGTCCTGAGCATCCCGTGGACGATCGAGAAGTTCGTGCCGCAGATCAAGAAGGCGCTGGCCTGACGGTGCCTCTCACCGGGCCGGGGCCGGTCGTGCCCCGGTCCGGCGTCCGTTGTCCGCCGCGCGACCTGAGCTCAGGCGATCCTGACGTCGGACGCGCCGCGAACGGCGGCGACGACCCGTGCCTCGTCCTCGATCGAAGCCAGTACCGGCGGGGGCAGCGGGCCGAACGCCTCGACCGTGACCGTCAGGCCCCTTCTCGAGTGGCTCGGCCCGGACACCTTCGCGCGCCAGGCGCCGACGATCTCGCCCTCGGCCAGGATCGCGCCGGGGTTTCCGAGCGGACGCCAGAGCGCCTTCTGCTCGGCCCGCTCCGGCACCAGCAGGTTGCGGTTGCGGGTCTGCAGGTACGGATCGCTCGGGGGGAGCAGCCGGACGAACTCCGGCGGTGCCGGCGAGCGCAGCGCGGACTCCTGCTCGGCCGGGATCCAGTAGCCACCACGACCGGCCACTCGTACCTCGACCAAGTCGTCGGGCCATGTATCGGCGATCGCCCCCTTGTCGGCGGCGAAGTAGGCGGCCACCTCCGACGTCGTGGCGGGACCGTGCAGCCGGAGGTAGGCGCGGGTCGGCTGCGCGAGGCCGGCTGCTGCGCTCGGCTGCGCCCAGCCGTCGATGGGAGCCAGGACCAGCGGCGTCGAACCCGGCTCGATGCGGACGCCGCCGAGTAGGCCCGCGATCCGGACGAGCTGCTCGCTCACGTGGTCGACCTGGCAGCCGCGGCAGTAGGTGGCCAGGTGCGGCAAGCGAGCAGTCAGCGCGGTGCTCGCCTCACCCTTGCTCTGCGGGGCGGTAACGATGTCGTGCAGCGCGGACGCCGTGGCGAGTACCGCCTCCAGCTGGCCGCCGGGGATGCGGGCGGAAGAGGCGCCGAGCCGCGCCTTCGCGTCGGCCTCGTCGCGGGGCAGCAGCGCCGCCGCAAGCCCGGCCAGTTCGTCGGCGCGGTGGAGGAACGGCGCGCCGCGGGCACCCCACACGGTGACCAGCCCGTCGTCGGGGCCCGGCGGTTCCGGGAGCCGGGCGGCCAGCGCCTGTCGGGCCGACCCCGGTGGCGTATCGGCCACGCCGAGATCGAGCACCGCCAGCTGGGACGCAAGCCTCACGGTTCGGTCGAACTGGTGCGCACCCACCCGGTACGCCAGCACCTGCTCCCGGTCGACGTCGATCGCAGCTCCCATGCCCGTAGAGGGTGCCGTATCCGGCTGACAATTCGGCGGCGAAAGCCGACTCCGCTCTGAGCTAGCCCGTCCGAGTTCTGACGTGGAGCCCGCCCAGGACGAGGCTGGCAGTCGAGCGCGAGGACGCCGCGACCTTGGCCTCGGTGTCTCAAGTCCTCGCGCTCGCCTGTCAGCCTCGCCCCTGGGCGGGGCCGCCCACAGCCGTCAGGCTCGCCCCTGGGCGGGCTGCCCANACGCCGCGACCTTGGCCTCGGTGTCTCAAGTCCTCGCGCTCGCCTGTCAGCCTCGCCCCTGGGCGGGGCCGCCCACAGCCGTCAGGCTCGCCCCTGGGCGGGCTGCCCACAGCCGTCAGGCTCGCCCCTGGGCGGGCTGCCCACAGCCGTCAGGCTCGCCCCTGGGCGGGCCGCCCACGATACGGTGGGGGGGTGCTGAGTGTTCCGCTCTCCGTCGGGCGGTCGGAGAGCCCTGCCACGCCTGCCGACCCCGACCTGCGGGAGCGTCTGCTCACCACGTTCCGCTGGATCGACCCCGGTGAGTGGTGCGACCACCTCCTCACCGACCGGTCCGGATGGTGGCGAGACGCGGTGATCCTCGATCGGATCGGACCCGCGTTGGCCGAGTTGTCGCCCGCGCCCCCCACCGTGGTCGTCGCGCCGGCCACCAGCGGCTTCCTGCTCGGTCCCCTGGTAGCCAGGGCGGCAGGTGTCGGCTTCGTCGAGGCGTACCGCGACCTGAGTGGCGCCGAACTCGCCGACGACCTGATCACCCGCAGCAGCGGCCCTGGCCACGACGGACGCCCGGTCGTCCTCGGCGTCCGCTCCCGCCACCTCGGCCCGGACGACGCGGTGCTCGTCGTCGACGACTGGGTGGAGACCGGTGCCCAGCTCGCCGCGCTGGCCGAGATCGTGGTGGCCGCGGGTGCGCGTTATCTCGGTGCGGCGGTGATCGTCGACGGTGCGCCCGCGTCTGTGCGTGACCGGCTGGCCGTACGTGGCCTGGTGCGCGAGGCCGAACTCGACCATCGTCGTCGTCCTTGACGGTGCCGCTCGGAACCCATGGCGCGGAATCCGTGGACACTCGTTGGCCGGCAGCCCGTCGGGGTCGGTGAATACGTTGCCGAACAGCGAGAACAGGACTCTGTGAATCCGCAGTCGCAATCGTCGGAACGCGCTTCGGAATCTCTGAGCGAAGTACCACCAAAGGGACGGTCCTCCCTCGGACGAACGGGCGAGACCACTGGGCACATGGCCCGTTCTCGCCGTGGCGGCGGGCCGACGCGTTACCGAACGGGCATCCTATGGAAGGTCCGTGCGCAGACGCGTCACGCTGTGTTGTCAGGGGTGGACCCGTCGATGCCAACGAATCCGCACCTCGGGGATCCGGTGGTGTCTCCACGCACCGGCATCGTCGGGGCGTGTCTGTTGGCGCTCGCGATCGCGGCGTTCGACGTCGCGATGCCGGGTTTGCAGTTCGTCGGCCTGCTGGTGGCGCCCCCGTTCCTGGCGGCCGCGCTGGCGTCGTACCGGGCCACGTTCGCGGTGGGGACGCTCTGCTTCGCGCTCGGCGCCGCACTCGGCATGCTCGACAACGCCGCGCTCGATCCACAGCAGGTCCTGCGACTCGCCGCGATCCTGGT encodes:
- a CDS encoding phosphoribosyltransferase family protein yields the protein MLSVPLSVGRSESPATPADPDLRERLLTTFRWIDPGEWCDHLLTDRSGWWRDAVILDRIGPALAELSPAPPTVVVAPATSGFLLGPLVARAAGVGFVEAYRDLSGAELADDLITRSSGPGHDGRPVVLGVRSRHLGPDDAVLVVDDWVETGAQLAALAEIVVAAGARYLGAAVIVDGAPASVRDRLAVRGLVREAELDHRRRP
- a CDS encoding patatin-like phospholipase family protein, with amino-acid sequence MTGSALVLGGGGVTGIAWEIGMLAGLLDVGVDLSTADLIIGTSAGSVVGTMIATGCDVEDLYQRQLEASGSELAARMGTGTLLRWGLAAVTSRSPERFRAKVGALARRTRTVPEEERRQVIAARLPVHDWPARRLIVTAVDAVTGELAPFDRHSGVGLVDAVAASCAVPGVWPPMTVNGRQYIDGGVRSTANVDLASGADRIVVLAPLPRGGGPMPGVASQVAQLGDSARVAVVTPNQEARAAFGRNVLDPARRAPSARAGRAQAADAALAVHRVWSAI
- a CDS encoding DNA glycosylase AlkZ-like family protein is translated as MGAAIDVDREQVLAYRVGAHQFDRTVRLASQLAVLDLGVADTPPGSARQALAARLPEPPGPDDGLVTVWGARGAPFLHRADELAGLAAALLPRDEADAKARLGASSARIPGGQLEAVLATASALHDIVTAPQSKGEASTALTARLPHLATYCRGCQVDHVSEQLVRIAGLLGGVRIEPGSTPLVLAPIDGWAQPSAAAGLAQPTRAYLRLHGPATTSEVAAYFAADKGAIADTWPDDLVEVRVAGRGGYWIPAEQESALRSPAPPEFVRLLPPSDPYLQTRNRNLLVPERAEQKALWRPLGNPGAILAEGEIVGAWRAKVSGPSHSRRGLTVTVEAFGPLPPPVLASIEDEARVVAAVRGASDVRIA
- a CDS encoding ABC transporter substrate-binding protein, with the protein product MSRFSTAAFSRRRFLAASAGATATLLAAAACGDSDDDTADSASSSSGSSASSGFPVTIEHKFGSTTVEKAPERVVSLGWADADVLLALGVVPVGFLDWFKVWDAGVGPWAQDKLGSSKPTVMTGEVNFEKVASLRPDLITFVQSDGAKATWEKLKQLAPSIYGPAAAPAWGVTWKDQTEYIAKSVGKLADGQKLIDATGAAFAKAKAANPEFAGKTVAVAAAYDGKYGAYVGQDARVQFMQALGFTNSPKLEALKKESFYIDLSKERVGLLDADVTIVFGLASTTPLAQDTVLQSIPSAKAGRLVIIDDADLANAFSTNSVLSIPWTIEKFVPQIKKALA